The genomic DNA GTTCACGTTCAATGTCTTGTTGTAACTTTGTATTGGCAACATTTAATCGATCGATTCGATCTTTTAAATTTACAGATAATGTATTGATACTGCCGGAAAGCCCACCAATTTCATCGTCGGCTGTAACAGGTAATTTCTCGCTGAAATCAAAATTAGCCATTTTTTTTGTAACACGATTCATTTTAATTAATGGCTTAACAATGATTTTTGAGTAGTAGAAGGATAACAAAATAATAACGAGAAACACGATGATTAAGGCATAAACATAATAGTCTTTTAAAACTAGCATCGCTTCATTAACGGGTTGTAAAGACGCTATCGCAAAAGCATATTCTGTAATCTTTCCGTTTTCTATAATCGGCTTTACAAAGATACTATTTTTTATATTTTCGCCGCCATCTAATATGAAAGTGTTTAATTGGTTCGAGTTAGAAGTGCCATCTCTAATAATATCTGCAAAATATTGAACGGCTTGTAATGTTTCAATATCATTTGCAAGACGAACCTCAGCTTTTGATGGGAGCTGTAACTTAGTTATAACACCTGTAAAGACGATACGAGTTGTAGATTTGTATCGGCTTGCAAGTCTATTCTTAGAAGGATTACCATTAATTGACTGAAAATCCGAATAGAAATGTTCGTTTTGCCATTGATTATAATTCGTTCCTAATTTTTGTGGTGTAATAATATTATTCTCTTGTACGACTCCATCAACATTAATTATTACATCTTTTTTTAAACCTAAATTTTCGAATTTATTATATTCTTCTGGTGTTAAAAGGTTATTGAGTGGAATGGAATACTGTTTATTATTGTTGGGATTAAATACATCGATATAGTAATTGTTATCACTTTTAATAATACCGTTAGAATCCAAAAACTGCATATCGGCATTTGTTTTATCATGAAATTCTTGTTTTAGTTTTCTAACTTTCTCATAACTTTTATCACTTTTGTCATAATTATCTACGAATTTTTCAAAAGCAGTTTGAACTGTTTTTACTTTTTTATTAATATAAAATTTCTCTAAAAATAG from Bacillus cereus G9842 includes the following:
- a CDS encoding sensor histidine kinase yields the protein MKNRSIVFKLFLLSSTLFTIIFLLFFLGQSLFLEKFYINKKVKTVQTAFEKFVDNYDKSDKSYEKVRKLKQEFHDKTNADMQFLDSNGIIKSDNNYYIDVFNPNNNKQYSIPLNNLLTPEEYNKFENLGLKKDVIINVDGVVQENNIITPQKLGTNYNQWQNEHFYSDFQSINGNPSKNRLASRYKSTTRIVFTGVITKLQLPSKAEVRLANDIETLQAVQYFADIIRDGTSNSNQLNTFILDGGENIKNSIFVKPIIENGKITEYAFAIASLQPVNEAMLVLKDYYVYALIIVFLVIILLSFYYSKIIVKPLIKMNRVTKKMANFDFSEKLPVTADDEIGGLSGSINTLSVNLKDRIDRLNVANTKLQQDIERERQLEKTRKEFISGVSHELKTPLSVIRSFAEGIKDGVSKDTSYYTDVILEETENMNRLIVEMLELAKLESGTYKLDMTTFSIGELTQQVYTKLLFSMEEKHLQVNVDADPSILVKANRSRIEQVVVNLLSNAIRYTPDGEKIQVSIIEAEDTVKIEIENTGNPIPEESLEKIWDRFYRLDASRSRHTGGTGLGLSIVKNILDLHHAEYGVYNTTNSVVFYFNLQKVKEVK